DNA from Evansella sp. LMS18:
TCAGAGATGACAATAACTACCCGTCGGTTTTGCTGAAGATTTTCTTCAGAGGTATTAGGGACGACCGGTTTTGTTTCCCCGTAGCCTACTGATATAAATCTTTCGGGATCAAGATTATGCTGATCAACTAAGTATCTTATAACACTGCTGGCCCTGGCCCCGGATAGCTCCCAGTTAGAAGGGTACCTGTGGGTACTAATAGGCCTGCTGTCTGTATGCCCTTCCACTTTCACTATATTTGGCACAGACTCAAGAAGGGTCCCTACTTTATCAAGGAAAGGAACAGCATCTGGAATCACATCCGCTTCTGCAGAAGCAAATAACACCTGTTCCTGCAATACCAGCACGACGCCCCTGTCATCTCTTGATGCTGTAATGGCCTCTAATAAATCCTGAGAGTCGAGGAATTCGATAACCTCCTCTAAAAATTGATCAAGCTGCCCCTCTCCTTCTTCCGCTTCACCTTCCAGAAAGCTCTCAAAAGGATCCTCCTGCTCAAACGGGTCATCCCCCGGCTCTGTATCAGGTGCAGGGTTTTCAAAAGGAATAATGGAAGGATTAAAATCGAAAACTGAGCGTTCCTGGAAAGACTCTGAAATGGCCCGAAACTTATTTGCATCCACAACTGACATAGAAAAAAGAAGAATAAAAAAGACGAGAATCAGCGTCATCAGGTCAGAGAATGTTACCATCCACTTAGGACTCCCTTTGTCAGGCCGAGTCTGGGGTCTTCTTTTAATCATTAATTATCTCCTCTTCTTCCTCCTGGCGTGCTTTTGAATGATTCGGCAGAAAAGCGCTTAGTTTTTCCTGCAGGATTTTCGGATTTTGGCCGGACTGCACACCGATAACTCCTTCAACCACAATCTGCTTTACAAAGACTTCATCTTCCGTGGAAATTGCCAGTTTGTTTGCGACCGGCAGAAATACTAAATTCGCCAGCAAAGTCCCATACAAAGTTGTTAACAATGCCACAGCCATATTCGGGCCCAGTGTGGAGGGGTCATTCAGGTTCTGAAGCATAAGGACGAGCCCGACCAATGTACC
Protein-coding regions in this window:
- the motS gene encoding flagellar motor protein MotS encodes the protein MIKRRPQTRPDKGSPKWMVTFSDLMTLILVFFILLFSMSVVDANKFRAISESFQERSVFDFNPSIIPFENPAPDTEPGDDPFEQEDPFESFLEGEAEEGEGQLDQFLEEVIEFLDSQDLLEAITASRDDRGVVLVLQEQVLFASAEADVIPDAVPFLDKVGTLLESVPNIVKVEGHTDSRPISTHRYPSNWELSGARASSVIRYLVDQHNLDPERFISVGYGETKPVVPNTSEENLQQNRRVVIVISDPAMEEEDLF